One Candidatus Sysuiplasma acidicola genomic window carries:
- a CDS encoding type IV pilin has translation MISNRHKASFRKHKDSGVSEIIGDILILAMTVTLFSTVFVFVNAFPTPNAQTFANFNATLSSPSTNFFGTNSALLNITHEGGQQLTSSLTSVIVQINQTTSVYALSSGYVFVNSTLAIPWSSSKWTTSQTWIMNLTGVTPSSVVGVSIIDKANNYIVWSTVLKGKSGNVQPVVQSVFANPNPVTPGNNITVFASIYGHKNINVSANVSLVSSVQTIYLTYNSSAGLYQSGKVQTEVFLAVGASYPITVEVKGPGSFSTNQTFNLYVENTGPRIVVSSINPNPGTPGTNFNITAYVVDNNQTSFNPPNAGAITVTPLAPIITNITAQVSMKPSSYPGIFTLTGHINGTTLGSFEPFIVTATDINGNKAIYTVELVVVDSLNPNQNQSFPSKYLGPTSMSFSNFKWDPANSVNTYYPGNSVSTSITNTYGIYFNVVLQNHNTSQDLYLDDLSNIYLFFGAQKGFAQALSFIVINSTSGSQLWNVSTSGGYQPLSKVPTGYPSLGWSSSSNSPSGSPWNTAYVLLPAAIGGVAVDSHVVFGSAVASTGNAYSVPSTSGGPFGPFSGSSKSSPGTISADFLELFGYTLPAGTYPWLKSPQTYGVPYGQTLPFTAIFWY, from the coding sequence ATGATCAGCAACAGGCATAAGGCATCATTCAGGAAGCATAAGGATTCCGGTGTGTCTGAGATCATAGGCGACATACTGATACTAGCCATGACCGTTACCTTGTTTTCAACTGTTTTTGTCTTCGTGAATGCATTCCCGACTCCGAACGCCCAGACGTTTGCAAATTTCAACGCGACATTGTCGAGTCCTTCAACCAACTTTTTCGGGACAAACTCGGCTCTGTTGAACATAACACATGAGGGGGGGCAACAGCTCACATCGTCGCTGACTTCGGTGATTGTCCAGATCAATCAGACTACCAGTGTATATGCGCTCTCTTCGGGCTATGTGTTTGTTAACTCGACTTTAGCAATCCCTTGGTCCAGTTCAAAATGGACTACGAGCCAAACATGGATAATGAATCTCACTGGCGTTACCCCTTCGAGTGTTGTTGGTGTTTCTATAATAGATAAGGCCAACAATTACATTGTCTGGAGCACGGTGCTGAAAGGAAAATCTGGTAACGTTCAGCCCGTAGTACAGAGTGTATTTGCAAATCCGAATCCTGTTACTCCCGGAAATAACATCACCGTTTTTGCAAGCATCTATGGCCACAAAAACATAAACGTGAGTGCTAATGTCAGCTTGGTTTCATCAGTTCAAACAATTTATCTGACATATAATTCTTCGGCAGGCCTATACCAGAGCGGAAAAGTTCAGACAGAGGTATTTTTGGCAGTTGGTGCATCCTATCCAATCACAGTTGAAGTCAAAGGTCCGGGTAGTTTCTCAACGAATCAGACATTCAATCTATATGTTGAGAACACAGGACCAAGAATCGTTGTCTCCAGCATTAATCCTAATCCGGGCACGCCAGGAACAAATTTCAACATAACTGCATATGTTGTGGACAACAACCAGACGTCGTTCAATCCTCCCAATGCTGGGGCAATAACCGTCACTCCTCTCGCTCCGATCATAACTAATATAACGGCACAAGTTTCAATGAAGCCGAGTTCCTATCCAGGAATATTCACTTTGACTGGCCATATTAATGGCACAACACTAGGAAGCTTTGAGCCATTCATAGTCACCGCTACAGATATTAACGGGAACAAAGCCATTTACACCGTCGAGCTAGTTGTCGTTGACAGTTTAAACCCAAATCAGAACCAGTCGTTCCCATCAAAATATCTTGGACCTACAAGTATGAGTTTTTCAAATTTCAAGTGGGACCCAGCCAATAGCGTAAACACTTATTATCCCGGCAACAGTGTTTCCACATCAATAACTAACACCTATGGCATTTATTTTAATGTCGTTCTTCAGAACCACAACACTTCGCAAGACCTCTACCTCGACGATTTGAGTAACATATACCTCTTCTTTGGAGCACAAAAAGGCTTCGCTCAGGCACTTTCATTCATCGTGATAAACTCTACATCGGGATCTCAGCTTTGGAACGTTTCTACAAGTGGAGGTTACCAGCCGCTGAGTAAAGTTCCTACTGGTTATCCATCACTCGGTTGGAGTAGTTCTAGTAACTCACCATCTGGATCTCCTTGGAATACAGCATACGTTCTTCTGCCTGCTGCAATAGGTGGTGTAGCGGTTGATTCCCACGTAGTCTTTGGCTCAGCTGTGGCGAGCACAGGGAACGCCTACAGTGTTCCATCCACTAGCGGTGGCCCTTTCGGACCGTTTTCCGGCAGCAGTAAGTCGAGTCCAGGCACTATTTCAGCCGATTTCCTCGAGCTGTTCGGGTACACGCTGCCAGCTGGAACCTATCCGTGGCTTAAATCACCCCAGACCTACGGTGTCCCCTATGGCCAGACGCTTCCGTTCACCGCCATATTCTGGTATTGA
- a CDS encoding DUF47 family protein, whose translation MNLRDIKGLMVIGEKKVFGEIAEIISISRKADAIMTSMLTEGNGKDRQSENEDIRLLEKKSDDLSFSIKAEVTNGAISSNIIDNLLECVEMADSIMDDFYYISREMNRLRSTKFGSKGSDWLRPFNSMILSMLKLADNAMEALISMLMSGNLSEMKNMRKRIEELEEQGDNIKDTAFDMLYGLAADMHYLQFNHVSDMVHKMDDILDGCEDVSDLVLAVATSISK comes from the coding sequence ATGAATCTGCGTGATATCAAGGGACTGATGGTCATCGGCGAAAAGAAGGTATTCGGCGAGATTGCCGAAATTATCAGCATATCCAGAAAGGCAGATGCGATAATGACCTCCATGCTGACAGAGGGCAACGGCAAAGACAGGCAATCCGAGAATGAGGACATCAGGCTCCTTGAGAAGAAGTCTGACGATCTCAGTTTCAGCATAAAAGCTGAAGTTACAAATGGTGCAATCAGTTCGAATATAATCGACAATCTGCTCGAATGTGTTGAAATGGCAGACAGCATAATGGATGACTTTTACTACATAAGCAGGGAAATGAACCGATTGCGTTCGACGAAATTCGGCAGCAAGGGGAGTGATTGGCTCAGACCGTTCAACAGCATGATTCTGTCTATGTTGAAGCTTGCAGACAACGCAATGGAAGCGCTCATTAGCATGTTGATGAGCGGGAACCTCTCTGAGATGAAGAATATGAGGAAAAGAATCGAAGAACTGGAAGAGCAGGGAGACAACATAAAGGATACTGCATTCGACATGCTTTACGGCCTGGCTGCTGACATGCATTACCTTCAGTTCAACCATGTCAGCGACATGGTCCATAAAATGGATGACATACTCGACGGCTGTGAAGATGTGTCGGATCTGGTGCTGGCTGTTGCCACATCCATATCGAAGTGA
- a CDS encoding inorganic phosphate transporter codes for MQTLEIILAAALLAAVALVAGNNLSACVGTAIGAGILSRRAGIALGIAGYIAGLLLQGSSMIYAVHKLLPSPSALLVTEALSVTVAIFIIGHLMKAPLSLTMSLVGLITGISVAHHLTVDSAYFSEVAVMWVIAPVLAIVSSYALTKILSRSDTADIWRRVSVFKILLLVMSFLAAYVLGANTVALMVAVAGFNTIDIGVAIIAVIAGCSLLSSRELKRVGHDLFSLRYSNALVTLANSVILVEMATLFGIPLSNTQTLSAGVFGSGLSYRQRYISVKPFAVIVGGWILAPAISFLVGYIL; via the coding sequence ATGCAGACGCTCGAAATAATACTGGCAGCGGCTCTGCTGGCTGCTGTTGCGCTTGTTGCAGGAAATAACCTGAGTGCGTGTGTGGGCACCGCTATCGGCGCCGGGATACTGAGCAGGAGGGCCGGCATTGCACTCGGCATTGCTGGATACATAGCCGGACTGCTGCTTCAGGGGAGTTCCATGATTTATGCCGTGCACAAGCTGCTTCCATCCCCCTCCGCGCTACTCGTGACGGAAGCGCTTTCCGTTACCGTTGCCATATTCATAATAGGTCATCTGATGAAGGCGCCGCTGTCGCTGACTATGTCGCTCGTAGGCCTTATAACAGGCATTTCAGTGGCTCATCATCTGACGGTCGACAGCGCTTATTTCAGCGAAGTTGCCGTGATGTGGGTCATAGCACCCGTTCTGGCCATTGTATCATCATACGCACTCACAAAGATCCTCAGCAGGTCTGACACTGCAGACATCTGGAGACGCGTTTCCGTGTTCAAAATACTCCTGCTGGTGATGTCGTTCCTCGCGGCTTATGTCCTGGGAGCCAACACCGTTGCACTGATGGTTGCTGTTGCCGGATTCAACACGATTGACATCGGTGTTGCAATAATTGCAGTCATAGCAGGTTGTTCTCTGCTCAGTTCCAGGGAACTCAAGAGGGTAGGGCACGATCTCTTTTCGCTCAGATATTCAAACGCACTTGTGACGCTCGCAAACTCAGTAATTCTTGTTGAAATGGCAACGCTGTTCGGTATACCGCTGTCCAACACACAGACACTGTCCGCGGGTGTCTTCGGCTCCGGCCTTTCTTATAGACAGCGTTATATCTCAGTCAAACCGTTCGCCGTCATAGTAGGCGGATGGATACTTGCCCCGGCAATCAGTTTCCTTGTGGGTTACATACTCTAA
- a CDS encoding transcriptional regulator — MTGRKHYNPENELVSTDIMDKANHSTRNAIVALVKQNGETNMKSIATSLGISKMAVSKHLSNLERDRLVQKKVVRSGVGRPEYRYSLTPNAHYLFPTSYPYMALSALSFIEEKVGKIGISEFFERRKGELIERYSSRLTGLSLEDKVTELAKIREEEGFLAESDRLSDGTEVLAEHNCPLMQVATRYNAACTVELELFRALLGEKVERTHWMADGQHMCRYLIRPVRD, encoded by the coding sequence ATGACGGGAAGAAAGCACTACAATCCGGAGAATGAACTTGTCAGCACAGACATTATGGATAAGGCCAATCACTCCACGCGGAACGCAATCGTGGCACTGGTAAAGCAGAATGGGGAGACAAACATGAAGAGCATCGCCACGTCACTTGGCATAAGCAAGATGGCTGTGAGCAAACATCTCTCAAATCTTGAGCGGGACAGACTGGTTCAGAAGAAGGTTGTGAGATCCGGCGTCGGTAGGCCGGAATACAGGTATTCACTGACGCCAAATGCGCATTATCTCTTCCCCACGTCCTATCCATATATGGCGTTGTCTGCGCTCTCCTTCATTGAAGAGAAAGTCGGGAAGATCGGCATATCCGAGTTCTTCGAACGCAGGAAGGGAGAGCTGATTGAGCGTTACTCGTCGAGACTCACCGGACTGTCACTTGAGGACAAGGTCACGGAACTAGCCAAAATCAGGGAGGAAGAGGGATTTCTTGCCGAATCCGACAGGCTCTCTGACGGCACCGAAGTTCTCGCAGAGCACAATTGCCCTCTGATGCAGGTTGCCACGCGTTACAACGCCGCATGCACTGTAGAGCTGGAGCTGTTCAGGGCACTGCTCGGTGAGAAGGTTGAGCGCACGCACTGGATGGCTGACGGACAGCACATGTGCAGGTATCTGATCAGGCCCGTACGGGATTGA
- a CDS encoding amidohydrolase, with protein sequence MDDSVDYFSELGEQVRALLPECIELRRTLHMHPELSLSETETVATLTAFLKRHGLSPVSADFPSVICDTGPEPVIALRADMDALPVKENSGEVFSSRNEGVMHACGHDAHSAILTGAGVLIRKRGRTRARLIFQPAEEIGKGASMMIGSNVLNGIKLIFGLHVWPSLDTGTVAILDGPAMAAFDEFSIKISGGGGHGAYPHLAKDTILAASSIVTSANWLVSRIIDPVQSAVLSFGSIQGGKAANVIPSDVTMSGTIRTFSGEVRDRLMDGLRRVCDRTAGLFGVNVTIDWRSSSPPVVNDASFASGCRTIASSFMKNVECSRTMGSEDFAFYLQKVKGAFAFLGTGKDEGTRASKHSSAFRLDEEAIYYGIMLETAIAEGAMKQD encoded by the coding sequence ATGGATGACAGTGTGGATTATTTCAGCGAGCTCGGCGAACAGGTGAGGGCGCTGCTGCCTGAGTGCATTGAACTCAGGAGGACATTGCATATGCATCCTGAACTGTCGCTGTCGGAAACTGAGACGGTGGCGACGCTTACCGCCTTCCTGAAAAGGCACGGCCTTTCTCCCGTCAGCGCAGACTTTCCGTCCGTTATTTGCGACACAGGTCCGGAACCTGTGATTGCACTCAGGGCAGACATGGACGCGCTGCCCGTTAAAGAGAATTCAGGAGAGGTGTTTTCAAGCAGGAATGAGGGAGTGATGCATGCGTGCGGACACGACGCGCATTCGGCAATACTCACAGGTGCCGGCGTCCTGATCAGGAAGAGAGGGAGGACGAGGGCAAGACTGATTTTTCAGCCCGCGGAAGAGATAGGAAAGGGGGCAAGCATGATGATTGGATCCAATGTCCTGAACGGCATAAAACTGATATTTGGCCTCCATGTCTGGCCCTCTCTGGACACCGGAACCGTAGCGATACTCGACGGCCCAGCAATGGCAGCATTCGATGAGTTTTCAATAAAAATATCCGGCGGAGGGGGGCACGGTGCATATCCGCACCTGGCAAAGGATACGATTCTTGCAGCTTCGTCGATTGTGACAAGCGCAAACTGGCTCGTTTCCAGAATTATTGATCCTGTCCAGAGCGCGGTTCTTTCATTCGGAAGCATACAGGGAGGAAAAGCGGCAAATGTCATACCCTCTGATGTAACAATGAGCGGAACAATTAGAACTTTTTCCGGGGAGGTTCGTGACAGGCTCATGGACGGGCTCCGGCGAGTGTGTGACAGGACGGCCGGACTGTTCGGTGTCAACGTGACCATAGACTGGCGGTCCAGCAGCCCGCCGGTCGTCAATGACGCCTCGTTTGCCTCCGGCTGCAGAACAATAGCATCATCATTCATGAAGAACGTCGAGTGCAGCAGGACTATGGGAAGCGAAGATTTCGCATTTTACCTTCAGAAGGTGAAGGGGGCCTTTGCATTCCTTGGCACAGGGAAAGATGAGGGCACGAGGGCCTCAAAGCACAGCTCTGCATTCAGGCTTGACGAGGAGGCGATTTATTATGGAATCATGCTTGAAACAGCGATCGCAGAAGGCGCGATGAAACAGGATTGA
- a CDS encoding recombinase RecA — MNGDDRTTQQMKCRLCGGNLDDEDRCVICGQLSMNDSNSNGDDGSASMDNPDDMDFDVTEQFGPQEESNPELNSIVKWLSNNDDEFTSPFIETVEDEIQEEAASEGESRQQATEPGPREPSATEEELRRKLAEAEAKISRLTSEVKAIESVTVMGAGEAERKVTELVKLQVELEAKLKEREKAIDDYRNELRFKDERMKEFEAKLKFKEEEFNKHEVDLQHREEIIKEELRQIEMKKQQLGSVKEIELKKSLESLQEQIAQKEEKLRAAEKYLAQKESDMKQRENALIGKEIVAFEEMAVAELKQDKVKTGTSRLDDLLLGGIPAGSQVIIYGPSFVGKEVAMNAFAAEGLKKGVPLIWVTTDKTIPEIREEMKNVLNGYEEYEKLGLVFYVDAYSRGIGDTTTLENTAYLENSSDLETINTLVEQRVQSLHDIVEKKSYRLVFRSISSLSASYDIRSIFRLLRPFVAKRKRDKCVAMYSIEKGIIGDQDAQIISSVMDGVMEFMTDGQSNFLSIQGICETQTRDKIKYTASKRSLVIGSFTLGHIK, encoded by the coding sequence TTGAATGGCGACGACAGGACGACGCAGCAGATGAAGTGCAGGCTCTGCGGAGGCAATCTTGACGATGAGGATAGATGTGTTATCTGTGGCCAGCTTTCGATGAATGACAGCAATTCCAATGGGGATGACGGCTCAGCATCGATGGACAACCCTGACGATATGGATTTTGATGTTACGGAGCAGTTCGGGCCACAGGAGGAAAGCAATCCAGAACTCAACTCGATAGTGAAATGGCTGTCCAATAATGATGACGAATTCACGAGCCCGTTCATTGAAACCGTCGAGGACGAGATACAGGAGGAAGCAGCCAGCGAAGGAGAGAGCAGACAACAGGCCACCGAACCAGGACCTCGGGAGCCCAGCGCGACAGAGGAGGAGCTTCGCAGGAAACTCGCCGAAGCCGAGGCAAAAATAAGCAGGCTCACCAGCGAGGTCAAAGCCATAGAGTCTGTGACAGTAATGGGCGCCGGCGAAGCGGAAAGGAAGGTAACGGAACTCGTCAAGTTGCAGGTCGAACTGGAAGCGAAGCTGAAGGAAAGGGAAAAGGCAATAGATGACTATCGTAACGAACTCAGATTCAAAGACGAAAGGATGAAGGAGTTCGAAGCAAAGCTGAAGTTCAAAGAAGAGGAGTTCAACAAGCATGAAGTGGATCTTCAGCACAGAGAGGAGATCATCAAGGAGGAGCTCAGGCAGATTGAGATGAAGAAGCAGCAGCTCGGCTCTGTCAAGGAGATCGAGCTCAAGAAGTCACTGGAGTCTCTGCAGGAACAGATAGCCCAGAAGGAAGAAAAACTGAGGGCTGCGGAGAAATATCTTGCCCAGAAAGAGAGTGACATGAAGCAGCGGGAGAATGCGCTCATCGGGAAGGAAATTGTGGCATTCGAGGAAATGGCAGTCGCCGAACTCAAACAGGATAAGGTGAAGACCGGCACGTCGAGACTGGACGATCTGCTGCTAGGAGGCATACCCGCGGGCTCGCAGGTTATCATTTACGGACCGTCGTTCGTGGGCAAGGAAGTTGCAATGAATGCATTTGCGGCGGAAGGACTTAAGAAAGGCGTCCCTCTCATCTGGGTTACTACAGACAAAACCATCCCCGAGATACGAGAGGAGATGAAGAATGTTCTCAACGGCTACGAAGAATATGAAAAACTCGGTCTTGTCTTCTACGTTGACGCGTATTCCAGGGGCATCGGCGATACAACTACGCTTGAAAATACTGCATATCTGGAGAACAGCTCGGACCTCGAGACAATAAACACGCTGGTCGAACAGAGGGTGCAATCTCTTCATGATATAGTGGAAAAGAAGAGTTACAGGCTGGTATTCAGATCGATTTCAAGTCTGAGTGCGAGCTACGACATAAGGAGCATATTCAGACTCCTCAGACCGTTCGTTGCAAAGAGGAAAAGGGACAAATGCGTCGCGATGTACAGCATCGAAAAGGGTATCATCGGTGATCAGGACGCCCAGATCATAAGTTCGGTCATGGACGGCGTAATGGAATTCATGACAGACGGCCAGAGCAATTTCCTGTCGATACAGGGCATATGCGAAACACAGACCAGGGACAAGATCAAGTATACGGCGAGCAAGCGTTCCCTGGTGATAGGATCCTTCACACTTGGTCATATAAAGTGA
- a CDS encoding NAD-dependent epimerase/dehydratase family protein, with amino-acid sequence MMGSTVIFGADGYIGWPLAIHLGNTRNDRIVLVDNLCTRRLVKSVKSDTLVPIKSMKERLAAYGKVTGKSNLTFIEADARDPKSVDKVIAKYKPETVVHLAQQRSAPFSMVDQEHVLYTELNNIATNLNILFSMVRHVPDAHLLKMGSMGEYGTPGIEIAEGDLEIERKGKKTSVMFPRTGQSWYHLSKIFDTYNVAFANRIYDMRATDVMQGVVYGTRIDEITNPALATRFDFDSIWGTVINKYVVQAVLLNKLLIYGKGKQTRGFLSLYDSINCLTLLHDNPPDKGANRVVNQIDEIFDTLQLAEKVQTIGKEFGIDAEFEYVENPRVEREEHIYEVEHRVLPSLGFRREKRIEDVIREIFQAVIENKKRAATMKRLVYPTVYWRTATQLAVKEYSLPKDIVNLKTK; translated from the coding sequence ATTATGGGCAGCACGGTGATATTTGGAGCGGACGGCTATATTGGATGGCCTTTGGCAATACATCTGGGAAATACAAGGAACGACAGGATCGTTCTCGTGGATAACCTCTGCACAAGACGGCTGGTCAAATCAGTGAAATCAGACACTCTTGTGCCTATAAAGTCTATGAAGGAACGACTCGCCGCATACGGCAAGGTCACAGGGAAAAGCAACCTCACATTCATTGAAGCCGATGCCCGTGATCCAAAGTCAGTGGACAAGGTAATTGCAAAATACAAACCAGAAACGGTTGTGCACCTGGCTCAGCAGAGATCTGCTCCTTTCAGCATGGTTGACCAGGAACACGTGCTTTACACGGAATTGAACAACATAGCGACAAACCTGAACATACTGTTTTCCATGGTCAGGCATGTGCCTGATGCGCACCTTCTGAAAATGGGCAGCATGGGGGAATACGGGACACCGGGCATAGAGATTGCCGAGGGAGATCTTGAAATTGAGCGAAAAGGCAAAAAGACCAGCGTCATGTTTCCGAGGACTGGCCAGAGCTGGTACCACCTGAGCAAGATTTTCGATACGTACAACGTCGCATTTGCAAACCGAATATATGACATGCGGGCCACGGATGTGATGCAGGGGGTCGTCTACGGAACAAGAATTGATGAAATCACAAACCCTGCACTGGCCACAAGATTTGACTTTGATTCTATATGGGGCACTGTCATCAACAAGTATGTCGTCCAGGCCGTCCTGCTAAACAAACTGCTCATTTACGGGAAAGGAAAACAGACACGCGGATTCCTTTCGCTGTATGACAGCATAAACTGTCTGACGTTGCTTCACGACAATCCTCCAGACAAGGGTGCCAATCGCGTTGTTAACCAGATTGACGAGATATTTGATACACTCCAGCTCGCAGAGAAAGTGCAGACAATTGGAAAGGAATTCGGGATAGATGCAGAGTTCGAGTATGTCGAAAACCCTAGAGTCGAGAGGGAGGAACACATATACGAGGTTGAGCACCGTGTATTGCCATCGCTCGGTTTCAGAAGGGAAAAGAGGATTGAAGATGTTATACGTGAGATATTCCAGGCAGTAATCGAGAACAAGAAGCGCGCGGCAACAATGAAGAGGCTCGTTTACCCGACTGTTTACTGGAGAACTGCAACGCAGTTGGCCGTCAAAGAATACTCACTGCCGAAAGATATAGTAAATCTGAAGACGAAGTAA
- a CDS encoding SIS domain-containing protein codes for MSAQIVKDIKTEIEEAISVHKLLLSIIDEIAAAGNLLAEAYKHGGKMVIFGNGGSAADAQHIAGELVGRFKKERKAIDATALSTNTSILTAIGNDYSFDEVFARQVEAICRPGDVVIGLSTSGRSRNVIEALKRAKIVGCRAVGLTGESGFPAGIAELCIKVPSKSTQRIQECHILIGHILSGIVEASLY; via the coding sequence ATGTCTGCGCAGATTGTGAAGGATATTAAGACAGAAATAGAAGAAGCCATAAGCGTTCACAAGTTGCTTCTTTCGATAATCGATGAAATAGCAGCTGCAGGCAATTTGCTCGCAGAAGCATACAAACATGGGGGAAAGATGGTGATATTCGGCAACGGCGGAAGCGCGGCGGATGCGCAGCACATTGCCGGAGAACTTGTCGGCAGATTCAAGAAGGAACGAAAGGCGATTGATGCGACTGCCCTTTCAACGAATACATCGATATTGACTGCAATCGGGAACGACTATTCGTTCGATGAAGTATTTGCCAGACAGGTTGAAGCCATATGCCGCCCTGGAGATGTCGTGATTGGCTTATCCACAAGTGGCAGATCCAGGAATGTGATTGAAGCATTGAAGAGAGCGAAAATTGTCGGATGCAGAGCAGTGGGATTGACTGGTGAATCGGGTTTTCCGGCTGGCATTGCGGAACTGTGTATCAAAGTTCCGTCAAAGAGCACGCAGAGAATACAGGAATGCCACATACTCATAGGACACATTCTGTCAGGCATTGTGGAGGCATCACTTTATTGA